A DNA window from Aquarana catesbeiana isolate 2022-GZ linkage group LG01, ASM4218655v1, whole genome shotgun sequence contains the following coding sequences:
- the TMEM271 gene encoding transmembrane protein 271, whose translation MKWGVRGACAALSSCFLLACALSAAAVGLKCFSLGSELKGEPFRLGTAAGAFYSGLLLSVGLSLLGSALICCRDDAAGESKPSSQNFLLLGVLVFMLGVLSAFAGAVIDGDTVSLVERKYSHFCLQQTTPGAGSSSTKCQKLKDYQRGLVISTIFNSLECLLGLINLLLVKNYKSSQQRRRRRRRYGGRRFQRQNRGSIFSNEEHDFSPGDFPFQSVSYINVGVFHLFDEAGVEVHCGGHPSLELPGYSPMDPDLNPSYPYCYPLPNEQPPPYDEIYPATELCSSTTTTTT comes from the coding sequence ATGAAGTGGGGTGTCCGGGGAGCCTGCGCTGCGCTCTCCAGCTGCTTCCTGCTTGCCTGCGCCCTAAGTGCGGCCGCCGTGGGCCTCAAGTGCTTCTCTCTGGGCTCTGAGCTGAAAGGTGAGCCATTTCGTTTGGGTACGGCTGCTGGCGCCTTCTACTCCGGGTTGCTGTTATCAGTGGGTCTCTCCCTCTTGGGATCTGCCCTGATCTGCTGCCGCGATGATGCGGCAGGGGAGAGTAAGCCCAGCAGTCAGAACTTCCTCCTCCTTGGAGTACTGGTGTTCATGTTGGGTGTGTTGAGCGCCTTTGCTGGGGCAGTGATAGATGGGGACACTGTGTCACTCGTGGAAAGGAAGTATTCACACTTTTGCCTGCAACAAACAACACCTGGTGCAGGTAGCAGTTCAACAAAGTGTCAGAAGCTGAAGGATTACCAGCGGGGTTTGGTCATATCTACCATTTTTAACTCCCTGGAATGTCTACTGGGTCTTATCAACCTGTTGCTGGTCAAAAACTACAAATCCTCCCAGCAGCGGcggaggagaagaaggagatatGGGGGAAGGCGCTTTCAGCGACAGAACAGGGGTTCCATCTTCTCAAATGAGGAGCATGACTTCTCTCCTGGAGACTTCCCCTTCCAAAGTGTGTCCTACATTAACGTTGGGGTATTTCACCTCTTTGATGAAGCAGGAGTGGAAGTGCACTGTGGGGGTCACCCGTCTCTGGAGCTACCTGGTTACTCGCCCATGGATCCTGATTTAAACCCTTCATACCCTTATTGCTACCCTCTTCCTAATGAGCAGCCTCCTCCATATGATGAAATATACCCTGCTACTGAGCTGTGcagcagtaccaccaccaccaccacataa